A single genomic interval of Pyrus communis chromosome 5, drPyrComm1.1, whole genome shotgun sequence harbors:
- the LOC137733208 gene encoding AT-hook motif nuclear-localized protein 22-like has translation MDPIAARGRPLPPPFLSRDLHLHPHHQFPQLHPHHLNHQNSEDEQNSRGINRGIKRDRGGGDENSAGATTSLEGKDQLGYTSAGEAEITRRPRGRPAGSRNKAKPPIIITRDSANVLRTHVMEVANGCDIMDSVSTFARRKQRGVCILSGSGTVTNVTLRQPASPGAVVTLHGRFEILSLSGSFLPPPAPPATSGLTIYLAGGQGQVVGGPVVGPLLASGPVVIMAGSFGNAAYERLPLEEEEDLAAAGQVQGSGRSLGSPGVGGQEHQQQQQQLLQDPNAPSLFHGMPQSLLNQLPADAYWGTARPPY, from the coding sequence ATGGATCCAATTGCAGCACGTGGACGTCCACTCCCACCTCCTTTTCTTTCAAGAGACCTTCACTTGCATCCTCACCACCAATTCCCACAACTCCACCCCCACCACCTCAACCACCAAAACTCCGAGGACGAGCAAAACAGCAGAGGAATCAACCGTGGAATCAAACGTGATCGCGGCGGTGGAGATGAGAACTCCGCGGGCGCTACCACCTCTCTGGAGGGAAAAGATCAACTGGGGTACACCAGCGCCGGAGAGGCCGAGATCACCAGACGGCCCCGTGGCCGCCCAGCCGGCTCCAGAAACAAGGCCAAGCCCCCCATCATCATAACCCGAGACAGCGCCAATGTACTCCGAACCCACGTCATGGAGGTCGCCAACGGCTGCGACATCATGGACAGCGTCTCGACTTTCGCAAGGCGTAAACAGAGAGGGGTTTGCATTCTCAGCGGCAGTGGAACCGTCACTAATGTCACTCTAAGGCAGCCGGCCTCTCCGGGAGCTGTGGTCACTCTACACGGCAGGTTTGAAATTCTGTCCCTTTCTGGGTCCTTTTTGCCGCCCCCCGCCCCGCCAGCCACGTCAGGCTTGACCATCTACCTAGCCGGCGGACAAGGCCAAGTCGTTGGGGGCCCCGTGGTAGGGCCTCTATTGGCTTCAGGGCCGGTTGTTATCATGGCCGGCTCTTTTGGGAATGCGGCTTACGAGAGGCTGCCcttggaggaggaagaggatcTCGCCGCGGCAGGGCAAGTACAAGGAAGTGGAAGGTCCCTCGGATCTCCAGGGGTTGGCGGGCAAGAACAtcaacagcagcagcaacaactaTTGCAAGATCCTAATGCACCATCGCTTTTTCATGGGATGCCACAAAGTCTACTAAACCAATTGCCTGCCGATGCATATTGGGGAACGGCACGACCTCCTTATTGA